The nucleotide sequence ACAGGTTTACTACATCTAGTCTGAACTTTGCATGAAATGGATCATTTGATATGGAAAGTAAACACTGGCTCACGTTGTTTACTACCAGAAACACTGCACACATTATCCAGCTAGCAGCATATTAAATAGTCAACAGGATAACCGGACAGTCTAGCTGGTTAGCTGGTAAACCACCTTAAACAGGCTGTCGTTTTTAAATATAGGTGAGTTAGATGGTGCTAGTTTTAATCCCAAACAGTAATGAATGGCTGATGTTGTGTGCTAAGTAGCTAGCCGGCAGTGTTGTTATGGTTTGTAAAGTACACAATCCTAAACTAACAGCTTTTTTGTGTggaatgttgttgttgtgtgtaaacgGTGTGTTGTTCTTACCTTTTTTCAGCTCATTATACCAGACTTTGACGATGGTTTTCGAGTGTTTTCTGTGATGGATTAACCATAGAGACAGAGTCTGGACACTCTGCTGCGAGTTGCTAAGTTCTGCCAATTTTTTCTCCAAAGCCGATTCGGAGAAAACTGACATTTTCCTTTTATGTCACCCTTCTTGTAGAATTACCTAATggtaataaagaaaataaaacaaaacaaaacaaaaaaacaaagcaagcaaAAACTCGGAAAAGCGCAAGAATGTAACGTTTACAACCTTTAACATCGAAGTAGCCACTACGCATGCGCAGTTCAGATCGTAATCTTAAAGGCGCATGGCTCTCTTGATAGAAATAACGAGATCTGCACGTGCTAACGGAACTGACGAGAATACAGGGGCTATacggccaaatgtttgtggacgcCTGGATATGGCAGTCACATGCTGGCATTTCAATGTCAAGGTTtaagtggaagaactcgagtggccttcacagagccctgacctcagccccactgactgaacacctttgggatgaactgggaCTCTTTATATACCTTACATCATACCTTACATCAatgtcagtgtctgatctcactgacacactctcttTATTACAGCCTATCTAGTGGAAGTGTGTCATTTTACagtgcttaatttttttttactacatcaggggtgtccagtcatatccgcaaagggccagtgtgggtgtaGGTTGTCATTTCAATAAAGCATGGAGACACACCTGagtccacctgtttaatcaactgatcttggctttcaatagactcagttgtggcttctgcttggttggaatgaaaatctgcacccacaccggccctttgtggataagattggacatccctgtaCTACATCAACTGCTAATTTCTAATTCCCGtcatgttattgttttattcttctctaaactaaaaaaaaaaggtttacaaAACTGCATATGTTACCTGTTTATTTCAGCTTCCTGAAATACTACATATACCTCATATATACTATGAAATAATCACATGTATCTTAAATCTTTTTTATGAAGTTTGCTACATATTTCTTAAAAGTGATGCAGTGGAGTGACATTGTATTAAAAGACCCAGACATGTCCATTGGATTCCCAGACAGAGAACAGTGATTCATtactccagagaacatgtctccactgctctagagtctaGTGGCGACGTGCTTCACACCACTGCATTCGACGCTTTGCATTACACTTGCTGATGTAAGGTTTGGATGCCGCTGATCAGCCAtaaaaacccattccatgaagctctctatgcattgttcttgagctaatctgaaggccacacaaaatttggaggtctgtagctattgactctgtagaaagttggcgacttctGTGCACTGTGCGCTTCAGCACGCACTGACTCTGCTCTGTGAtgttacgtggcctaccaccttgtggctgttgttcccaattgcttccaatttgttataataccaccaACAGTTGACCGTTGAATATTTAGTAGAGAGAAAATCTcatgaatggacttattgcacaggtggcaacctatcactgtaccacacttgaattcactgagctcctgagaccGATCCATTCTTTTACAaatttgtagaagcagtctgcatgcctaggtacttgattttatacacctgtggccatggaagtgattggaacactgaattcaatgatttggaagggtgtcccaaaacctttggcaatgtagtgtatatatcgTTTTTACTAGTATTATTAGATTTGTCCTGTAAAATAGAGGCCCATGTTTACGGATTAcaaactgaaaaagaaacacGTTTTTCTATGTGCTACATAATGACTCATACAGGCTGCACAAGTAAACCTGTTAACATGTATTTGTAAGTCAGTATTTGATAAACAATATTCTAATTATCCTTTATGAGGCATGATTCATTTGTTCCATTTATTTCTCATCTGTTTAGAACCAGTTTGACTCATTCCTGATCCACAAATCTGACAATATAAATTAGTCCCATGACAGACTGATGGAACTAATTAAtcttttcattaattaatatcATTCTAtcagcagttttattatttaatggaAGCTGATAACTGATAAGGAAAAGCCTGAAAGGTTGTGGCCTTATATTTAGCAAAACACTGTGTGATCATTTAACTGTAGATCTGATGAAATAGATAATAATTccaaaaatgactttttcctctttttcggTGCCTGGATATATATTTGTTGGTATGGACAATTTGAACAATGTATTATCCTTCTGTATTCCATTCATCAgtggaaaggacattattgAGGCTGGGGGATACTTTCAGCACATTACAGTCAGTTCTGGTGGTTTATCAAGTTTATCATGAACAGCAGCATTGTGGAAGCTTTTTTATTCACATCAGCAACATATCAATTACAGTATAAGGCTGGGTCAAGAGTTCTGCTGTCCACTTGGGGCCAAAATCATAgagctaaaataaaaagagcATATATGGTTCAGAGATATGATCTGCTTATTGACACAACCATccatgaaggaaaaaaagaggaaataatAAGGAATCAGGAAGATCCGACAGAGCAGTTGTAATTCTGGCCATTAGCACTTCGAGGTGAAAATAAACAGTCCACAGTTGATATTGCGATATTATACTTTATTCTCAGATAACTCAAATACTGTGCACTCTCTTGGAAAATTGATGATTCTACTTACAAATAAGTCATCATTagtgtaagtaaaaaaaaaaaaaatcagacctATATagtaatttttgttttgtatagTGATCTCTCTAGTGTTTGCCATTAAGCACAACCCTCACAATCTGGTTCCATTAATCTCCCTACTATTGACTAGCTTGGAAAAGCAAACAAGACATCATTTTCATCTCTTTTTGATTTAATGAAAGGCAAACAGTCACGTAAAGGGATACAGTCCAACTTCAGTTTAATGCAAATGTACAGTGCAAAGAGATCTACAAAGCCAACTACAGTTGAACATGAGTtaattacaaacacaaaaatgagAAAACAGGGCTGCAGCACATTAAAATGGAATATTATCTTCAAACTGCTTTAACTAGTCCAGTGTGCCAGCTCTGTACATGCAAACTAAGGAAGGCGCGTGCAACTATAACATGTAATATTACATAGTACCTCTGAGACAAGATAGTGGACATGTTGTTAAATCACATTCAAGCCACGGATTAGCCATAAAGTGAGCATATTATGAAATTACTCATTTGTTTACTTTACAGAAGATTGTAACATCTTGTCCTTTAGTGTTAGTTGtagtacacacaatacagttttCCACTCTGAAACGATTGTACTTATTTATATGCAGTGGACAACGCGACTGAGAGGGTCTAATGTTAAAAGAGACTGAGCAACCTTTCTAGAGTAAGTGCTGATCTTGGAACCCAGTTTGCCCTTGGTCATCCATGACAGGATTAATCAACTGGAAATGATCTTAAATATCTCATATTACGCTGACCTTGTGGTAAAGAGGTTTGCACGACAAAGCCCTATAAGAAAAGCAAGCACGCCATCCACAGTCCTGCAGACTACAGTACCCTGTAATAAATAGtttataaataacaacacagaaGCAACACTGTGGATTTACCCTCACTCttcacagaggaaaaaaaaaatcaataattccAGTATGCAAGCATTTCATGCGAGTTAAAATAATGAAACACAAATGTGCCACATAAATAGGAAAGAAAATTTATATCTCAAGAAaaaagtgaaaggaaaatgaaagCCATTGGATCAAATAATGCTGATAAAACTTTCAATATTCACTTTTCAAATGATACAAACACAGACGCCACAACTAaactttattcctttattttggaaaaaaaatttaagaaaaaaaaaacccctgttTCATATATGATATCATTATATACGTGAACAGGTTATGTGGTAGTATGTGGTTAGTAATAATGAACCGTCTTGTGGAGTGCTTAATATGTGTTCGCTTCCTAAAAAGGAGATGTCATGTTTCTCCATGCTGCACCACAGCTGGGCATGCTCTGATCTGAGTGGAGAAACTTCATATGAATATTTACAGGTATATAATAAGAAGGTGTTTAAGGAACTGATTTGAGTGGTTTTGTCTTTCTCCACCGTTTTAATTTACCATGCAGACTTTGCCAGCACATGGACTGGTCAGAGCGATAAGAAAGAGAGCTGATCGATGATTTGTTTCTCTACACAACTTATCAGTGCCCTCTCTGCCAACTTcctgcctttctttctctcagttaATGCAGTGCTAGCATTATCAGGCAGAATGCCAAGCTTGCAGGGGTCAGGGGAAGAGAGATGTCTGCTCATGCTGTTTTAGATACGATTGGTGAGTCATACTACCTACACTGTACCTTTTCCAAATGCATGGACGATATTTCAGGGACAGAGCAAGCAGATGTgatggatttttaaataaatacattttataaatataccCTTCCTTTGCTGTGATCCATGCCAGGCCTGCTGGATGCATAAAGCTATTGGTCTGACCACCCTGCGTATCTGCTAAACTCAAGTTAATTATGGGACACACACTGGGAGACAAGATGAAAGAACAAGTGTaatgtgtaaactgtgtgtgtggtgttttttttaaccgAAATGATTTTTGCTCATTCCCGGGAGCGGCCCACGATGGCGAGGAGATAAATGAAGATGTTGATGATGTCAGTGTAGAGGTTCAGTGCAGCAAAGATGTACTCCTCTGGGCTCAGTGCCAGCTTCTTGTTGCCTAGAAGAAGCTGAGTGTCTACAGCCAGgaactggggaaaaaaacaaagagatgtTTGTTCCTGTGTTTGCTCATAAGCATAAATGCTGCTAAGGATGGTCACAACTAAAAATCACCATGAGATTACTGTGGATGGGCTGCCTTGAACATGAACAGCCTTAGGACTGCCATTGCTAAGAAGAGTTTTGCATTCACGTCTCCATCACTGAACAGTTAATAACAATGTCTGTTTCtgaagtgctatataaataaaattcagttgAAATGTTAAACTGAACTCTGTATTTTTAATAtgtacaaaataacacactatGGGTCATGATGTTCTATGATAACATCATGTTATATGATGAAATAATGAGCACCAGTGCTGTGTAATAATAGTGGGTTATTTCTCTTGCATGACAGAGAATTTCCAACGATAACattattaatttaatcattCTTTTAGCTTTGTTGTAGAAAATCCATGAGAAGTTCAGTAATGATGTAGCAGCTATAATCAGCATGGCTAAAATACCTTCAATAATAGCttaaataaatgctttataGACATCTCCTAACAGAAATCAATGATTATGTGTTTTTTCTCTGTTAAACAATATTAATTATTGTTAACAGACatcattaaattcattcatttttggcTTTTGACAATATGGAGTGGCCACCCTACATGTCTGTGGTATAAAGGGTATCCTCATTGGGGTTTTTTTACTGATATATCTATCTAAATGGAATACAATGAATATTTTGTAACTGAATAAAGtaacaaaaaaattatatttgttttctATTACTGTATTCTGCTTTTTTTATTGTCCTACATTCCAGCATCCCTAAGTACACAATCAAAATTATACGACATACTACATTTTCACAAAATTCTCCCATTAACAAAACGAAACACGAAGTCTTCTTAATTATATACTAGTATAATACTAAATACATTGACCAGATAGGGTTTAAGGGAAATGAAATTGCAGGTTTATGATTTATAGACAAATTAGTTAGATGATTTACACTGATTCTTTTTAAAGCATACTCTCTGAAAAAGTGCATTCATTTCCCAATCCTGCCTCTTTAAGCTAAAATCAATAACATTTAGGATACTAatcttttaaaagaaagaatgacTGTGTGGTAGCGGTAAATGGCCGATATTGCAGTAAAATGCTACGAGCCGTAAATGTTGCAAGTCTGTTGTAGATTTCAGGATTCTTATCAACAGATAGTACTACTTACACAGGTGAAGAGCAGAGCCCCCAGAGACGCATAGACGATGTGCAGGATCTTGTGACGGATAAAGATGCAGAGgatggagaagagaaggagtATGATGAGGCACACGAATAGCACACCCCGGCAGGAAGTGAAGTCATACTTGCTCTAGAAGAAAGAGATGATCAGAGATGTGAAGAAATGAAAGAGACTTtctatatacacatgtacactatCTTTAACATCAAGCCAGGTCAGAAAGgaagatttaaataaaagttcAGATTCAGAGAGGCCCACACAAGAGGGAAGGCAGCAGGCTTACCTGAAGGGAGAAAAGCACCACGGTGAAGCAGACCACCGCTGTGATGCCCACTGCCATGatgactgtgtctgtgtcatAGAAGCTGGCAATCATCCCCACCATGTAGGACAGGCTGAGAGTCAGaatagactgagagagagaaagagaaatagatttttatttatttatttatctatttattgatATAGTAAGTACagttatgcagtgtgtgttcactcaCTAAGcacatttttcctcattttgtTGTCTGATGTGAATATAAACTGAatctcttgacctgtatctgcattaaATATGCTTTGAGATGCTGCAACGTGATTGGCTGagtggataactgcatgaaaaatgaaatgtacagatgttcctaataaaccgACCAGCAAGTATATATCAAACACAATATCTTGTAATGCAGCAGTGCATTTTACAGGAgatgttttttggttttttgggtttttttttaactaattgAATTTTGTCACTCATCCTCATTCTAGTGTGATCAGGCTTAAACTTCCAGAAGCACGTCATTCCTACCAGTGCAACCAGATTCCAGGGGTGTTTACGTCTGAATTCTCCACAGCAGCTGAGTACgatgagagaaatgaaaaagacCGCATAGGACACGTAATATGTCCAGCGATTTTGTTGAACAAATAGCTTGACGTCCTCTGCAAAGGTGAAGACGGCAACGAAGGAGAATGTCACCATCAGCTGTACAGTTAAGACCATGAACACCTGAGAATGAGAATACAGCACAAAGGTCAGAGAAATCTGAGGCAAACATTAAGAAACATTACAATGCTTCTATGATTATCTGAAAGCTAGGAATGCTGACTGCAGATAGTATACACCTATAAACAATCCTTTTTTGGGGAATTTTACCTTCCTGATGAAGGCCTGGCGGATAGTTTTGTCCTCCCAGCCTGAGTTGGCAAACTCCTCGTTGTCATAATATGAAGGAGGCCTATCTCCACTATGATAGCCCGGACTGCCCATTGCAGCTGCCAAAGTAAAGAATGAGCAAACAGTCCAAATTTAGATCATTTTTAGAAAGCTGAATGACAACATACCATGAAAGCACTGCAGCTGAAACTATGAAATGAATGTCtcaaaacattttataatttgtaatAAGAATCAATGTAATGGTTACACTCTGACAACAGTTTATTGTGAACAGTATCTCTAAtgaagagagagtaagagagattGTCTAATGTGAGagagtcaaaaagaaaaagcacatgGCTCATGGATTATGGTCCAGACAAAAAcctgtagcattaaatgaaccttaaaaaaggagtgtgtttaaaaaGACCTTTTTACAGAATCTTTCATCCTTCAAACATCATACGTTTAGTGACTATCAATTACAAGCTACTTAAATACCATGCAAATGATATAAGAAATGAGTTTTGGCTAATAGTAACAATATCTGGAGAGAAATTTGTAAATACTGGTTCATAGATCTACATGAAGGAGTGTATTTTCAATTCCTAGTAGCTAAAACAGGGTTGCATGTTTACTTAAGCAGGCTAAAAAGAAAGTTTTGTAGCACACATTTGAATTTTGTCACTTGTTTgttaattttactttttattattgaaCAGTTGGATCCATACACAGGTACATTGATAAaattattgatatttattatgaaatatGAGCTCAAGGTGCAGACATTATGCATTAATTTGAGTGTATATATCAATATAGACTGAACGGTGTAGgaataaaagcacttttttatGTGACCTGAATCCAATTGAGCTGCTTTTTACTTGCTGAAGGTGAAACTGAAACCAAAACACCCGAGGAACAAGCAGGAGAATTGACGACAACTGCAGTAAAGACCAGACTTCAGCATCAGCAGGGAATAAACCCAGAATCTGGTGATGTCTATGGGTCCAGACTTCAGGCACTGATTGATTGCAAAGGATTTGCAGTATTAAAAGTACACTTTCGTTTCTGATTGTTAGTTTGTCTAATGACCTTATTTTATATCTATAAAGTGCTATAATTCCTATATTCATACATCTGAACTGGATGTAAACATCTGTAAATTAAAGCTAAACGTTTGCATTTTTACCTCAAATTAATGAACTATAATGAACTATTTCAGTGAAAtaactacaaatacaaatagtACATGAATTATTTTCCATTGCCTGTACAAAAATGTTGGTTCACATAAACATACTTGAACATGttgaaaagtttttaaaaaagtttctagaaactacaaataataaaaatgtagagCAACATAGACCTAtacagttaaaaatgaaaatagttaTGTACAAAATATCACATTCTGCCCCCATTGATCATCAGTGGCAGGTTGAACAAGCGCTTTACTTTAGTGTCAAGTTCTCATTTGTTGTAGTCAGCTACTTCAGTTCAGCAAAATGAGCATAATTAGCCTCGCGCAGAGTTTTACTCCATTCTTCTTATACAGCAAAATAATCAagccattttttccccaaatgcCAATAGAGTACCTGTACACTATattctttttgtctttcaaaGAACATGCTTGTCCTTCCTACAGTTGGTGTACTGATGTGGTGAGGGTGTCCTTGTGGCTCAATTGTGTCACGACAAGACTGGCATCTCGAAATGCAATATATATTTGGTAAATGCCCTTATTAAGAGCAGCTTACACTTACACAATTTAAGGGCCCCAAGaacccagcaatggcagtgctgggatttgaactacAACCTTCCAAACAGTAGTCCACCAGCATAAACATTGCGCTACCACTGACTTATAAACAGCCTGTTTAAAATCTGGTACTGCCAGTTACATAGGATGTGTTTCCTGTTTACACAGAATAAAAAGGGGGATTCTAAATCTATCCATCTTTCACTGTGGTGGATCATATTCCAAGATGTTGGCTTGTGATGGTAATGTTTAGATCTATAATactttttcagtgtttctttttCTAGCTAACATTTATGCTTTCATGTGTCATAGTGGAACGGAAGCAATCCTGTTCATAGGATAGGTAGGTCATACCTGTTGTTTGCAAACAATCAAAACAGTCATTTTTTCAACATTGATATGTATCTTCTCACAGAATATATTTAAATCACTAATGACAGCAAACTGTCACACTATACAACCTTGGAAATCAATAATGACCAGCAGAACTACTGAAGATAGTTCGTCTTCTACAGAACATTTTTGCAGAATGAATGGAAAACCGAAAACATGACAATTTCTAGCAGAACAAATTAGTACAACATACTCACCATTGGGATCTCCATCAAAAGCAGGCTGTCCTGGCCCGTGGTAGGGGCCTTGAGGATACGGCCCCTGTGGATATGGGCCTTGAGGGTATGGCATTTGTGGGAAGGGCATCTGAGGGTAAGGTCCAGGAGCAAACCCTGGTGCCCCCTGGGGAAAACCTGGTTGGCCATATGGTCCTGGTGCTGGGTAAGAGAATCCTCCTGGAGCCTGGCTGTAGTTAGGTGGAGGCATCCCAAATGCATCAGGCTGGGGTGGCCCGTAGACATTATTGTGAAGGGGTTTGTTCTCCCCCATTACAGGGTAGCCAGTCTTCTCCTGTGACATGTCTCCTTTCCTCACTCTGAACTTGCTGCATGAACGGAACAACAAAAACATAGAGAAACAGCATTTTAATAAGTTAAACAAGTACTGCATAGCATTTTAAACTCTGTCAGATGAACCTACTTGAGTAAAGAATCAGCAATGACCCAATTCTTTAATTTCTGCTGACCAGCTGGCTGTCAATAATCAAATTAGGAGCTCAGCATTCAATGATGGCATAAATCCCAAAGGTCCATTGCCCACTTTGGTCATTTAGCTGTGCTTCTAGACAATCCATAGTAAAGGCAAACAAGTAAATGACCTATGATCTGCAATAACTACTGCTactattaataaacaaaaaggaGGATTACATTGGCAGAGAAGCTACTTGAAGGTATTAGGTTAAGCTATTTTAAGGGACATGTGCAATCTCCTTATAAAAGTACTCAACCCTGACTTTTATTGTACAACATTAACCTTTATCTATCTAACAGTTAATCCCAAAGTTATTCAGTGGGACAGAAGTCATGGCAGGACACTAGAGTTCTTCCATTCCAACCTTTTCAAACCAAGTCTTTATGGACCCTGCTCTTTGTG is from Hemibagrus wyckioides isolate EC202008001 linkage group LG24, SWU_Hwy_1.0, whole genome shotgun sequence and encodes:
- the grinaa gene encoding glutamate receptor, ionotropic, N-methyl D-aspartate-associated protein 1a (glutamate binding); its protein translation is MSQEKTGYPVMGENKPLHNNVYGPPQPDAFGMPPPNYSQAPGGFSYPAPGPYGQPGFPQGAPGFAPGPYPQMPFPQMPYPQGPYPQGPYPQGPYHGPGQPAFDGDPNAAMGSPGYHSGDRPPSYYDNEEFANSGWEDKTIRQAFIRKVFMVLTVQLMVTFSFVAVFTFAEDVKLFVQQNRWTYYVSYAVFFISLIVLSCCGEFRRKHPWNLVALSILTLSLSYMVGMIASFYDTDTVIMAVGITAVVCFTVVLFSLQSKYDFTSCRGVLFVCLIILLLFSILCIFIRHKILHIVYASLGALLFTCFLAVDTQLLLGNKKLALSPEEYIFAALNLYTDIINIFIYLLAIVGRSRE